One Eurosta solidaginis isolate ZX-2024a chromosome 5, ASM4086904v1, whole genome shotgun sequence DNA segment encodes these proteins:
- the LOC137253824 gene encoding uncharacterized protein, which produces MSDMANRSEIINTLNEMEVEFPSTATNTQLRWLLHDGIGDGAIADMATNSAHDHTAVSNNSTTAAADDIAITTTAVSNIATAADIVITTTATAVSNIATTATAADTAITSTAVSNIATTATAAETAITTTATAAADLVTTSIADVTDDTFHTAAQVNTAGAYFINNAAATADALELKFTMPITRNEAYKMLARKRWDKKRSL; this is translated from the coding sequence ATGTCCGATATGGCTAATCGCAGTGAAATCATAAACACACTGAATGAAATGGAAGTGGAATTCCCATCGACCGCCACAAATACCCAATTACGGTGGCTTCTCCATGACGGAATAGGAGATGGAGCAATTGCCGATATGGCTACTAATTCTGCCCATGATCATACTGCCGTTTCCAATAATTCCACCACTGCTGCTGCTGATGACATCGCAATTACCACCACTGCCGTTTCCAATATTGCTACTGCTGCTGACATCGTAATCACCACTACTGCCACTGCGGTTTCCAATATTGCTACCACTGCTACTGCTGCTGACACCGCAATCACCTCCACTGCCGTTTCCAATATTGCTACCACTGCTACAGCTGCCGAAACCGCAATCACCACTACTGCCACTGCTGCTGCTGATCTTGTTACCACTTCTATTGCCGACGTTACTGATGATACCTTTCATACCGCCGCCCAAGTTAACACCGCTGGTGCCTATTTTATTAATAATGCTGCTGCAACTGCCGATGCATTGGAATTAAAATTCACCATGCCAATCACACGAAATGAAGCCTATAAAATGTTGGCAAGAAAGCGTTGGGACAAAAAAAGGAGTCTTTGA